In the Candidatus Poseidoniia archaeon genome, TGCAGCGCTACCTGAAGTTCATCGCCGGCCGCGAGAAGCTAAAGATAGACGACGAAGCGTACGAGGCGCTGGCGTATCTGGCGCAAGGGGATTTGCGCCGCGCCATCAACTCGCTCCAGATGGCGGCCGCCGCCGACAGCGAGACCATCACCGCCGAGGTGGTCTATCAGGCGGTCTCGGCGGCGCGGCCGGGCGAAGTGCGCGAAGCGCTGGAGCTGGCGTTGCAGGGCAACTTCGCCGGCGCGCGCGAGCGGCTCGACGCGCTGATTATCACCTATGGCCTCGCGGGCGAGGATATCCTGCGGCAGATGCACCGCACGGTGCGCGAGCTGGAGATTCCCGATGAGGCGAAGGTGCAACTCATCGAGAAGCTGGCCGAGGCTGACTTCCGGCTCTCCGAGGGCGCGACGGCGCGCATCCAGATTGAAGCGGCTATCGCGCACTTCATCGTCGTCGGGCGGCATATCGAGCGCGAGCAGTCCTGACCCAGGCAATCCTGATTTGCAGGGCTGGATTGGACAAAAGGTTTAGAAACACCCCTTATCCCCCGCCGTGGGCGACAGCTTCCTGACGCTGGACGACCTGCCGCCCGGCGGGAAGACAGTGCTGCTGCGGGTTGACATTAACTCCTCCCTCAACCCGGAGACCGGCGCGCTGCTGGATGACACGCGCATCCGGCGCCATGCCGCGACAGTGCAACTGCTGGCGGATGCCGGCGCAAAGGTCGCCATCCTGGCGCACCAGTCGCGCCCCGGCCTGCTCGACTGCGCCCCGCTCGAACGGCATGCGCGGCGGCTGGCGCACCTGCTCGACCGGCCGGTCGAGTTCGTCCCCGACATCCACGGCGAGCTGGCACGCGACGCCATCGCCAGCCTGAGGCCGGGCGAAGTAGTGATGCTCGACAACGTCCGCTTCGACCCGGAGGAGGTGGCAGTCAATTCATGGAACGGCAAGGGCTTCGCGCCGCAGGCCGACACCGCGCTGGTGCGCAACCTCGCGCCGCTGGCCGACATTTTCGTCAACGACGCCTTCGCGGCCGCCCATCGCTGCCAGCCGTCGCTGGTCGGCTTCGCCGAGACGCTGCCGATGGCGACCGGGCTCGTGATGGAGCGCGAGCTGCGCAAACTGGGCGGCGCCATCGCCGACGGACCCGCGCCGCGGATTGCGCTGCTGGGCGGCAGCAAGGCGGCCGACTCGGTCGCGATTGCGCGCCACTTCCTTTCGCAAGGCGTCGACGAGGTGCTGACGGGGGGCGTCGTCGCCAATATTTTCCTGCTCGCCGGCGGCGTCGACATTGGCGAGCCGAGCACCGCCTTCATCCGCGACCGCATCGCCGACTGGGAAGCGGTGGTCGCCGACGCGGCAGCGCTCCGCAAGGAGTTCGGCGACCGCCTCGTCGTGCCGCTCGACGTCGCGGTCAGCGACGGCGGCCTGCGCCACGGCCTGCCGGTGAGCGAGCTGCCGACCAGGCACCCGGTCCACGACATCGGCCTCGAGACGCTGGTCGCCTACCTGCAACGCATCGAGCGCGCCGGCACGGTCATCGCCAACGGGCCGATGGGCGTCTTCGAGAATCCCGAATTCGCCGCCGGAACGCGCGAAATCTTCACCGCCATGGCCAACAGCGACGCGCTGACGGTCGTCGGCGGCGGCGAGACCGCGATGGCGTTCACCCAGATGGGGCTCGCCGACCGGGTCAATCACGTATCCACGGGCGGCGGCGCCTGCATCGCGTTCATGTCGGGCCGGGTAATGCCGGTGCTCGAGGCGCTGCGGCACTCGAAACGGCGTTTCGATGAAGGCGGTTACGACAAGTAATGGAGCCACCGGAGGGATTCGAACCCTCGACCTGCTGATTACGAATCAGCCGCTCTACCGGGCTAAGCAACGGTGGCTCGCGCCTCCCCGTGCAGGCGGCGGTTAAGAGGCTAGCGCGGCGCTACGCCTCATCTTCGTCTTCGGGCTCTTCGCGCGCCCAGATGTTATCGGGGATTCCGTCGTAGACTGACGGCTCCGCCACCTCGGGCTCGGACTGCGGGCCGGAGGCACAGCGGTTGAAGATTTCGCGGTGCTTCATGAGCCAGTAATGGATGCGCCACTCGCGACCGTCGTAGAGCGTGGTTTCCTCGCGCTCGGTCTCCATCAAACCGGTATCTTCGAGCATGTAGAATGTATCGCGGTCCTCGGGGTGCAGCACGTTGTCGATAATGCGGTCGCTGTAGCCAAAGAAGTTCAGGATGTGCTCCGCGAGGTAGCCCGCTTCATCGTCGCCGAGGTGCGCGTATTCAGCGCTGTTGCGGATGGCGGTTGCGAGTGAGTCTGCCGTCAATACTTCCATGGAGCTCCGGGGTCTTCGCCGCTGTGGGCTGGGTGCTATATTAATTCCGTGTCGCGCCGTTTATATGCGCGCGACGGCTCGCGCCGCCCGTGGCCGACGGGCAGGACCCCTGGGAGCAGATGGAGCGGAAGCTCTTCGGCATCCCCGAAGGCGCCGGGAAGGCGGACGGAGCGTCCGCGGTGCGCACCGCGCGGCGCGAGCTCCCCGAGCTGCCGGAGCTGGAGTCGGAGGCTGCGCCCGCGCCGACGGGGGAGGGCGAGCGACCGCCGTCGCCCGCTGGCGTGGGCTCGCCGCGAGCGGCGAGCCCGCTTGAGCTGCTGCGAAGCGGCGTTCCCGCGGGATTCGGCTGCATCCTCGGCACGACGGTGCTGTTCGGGCTGCTGGGGCTGCCCGGCTCGCTGGCGGCCGCGGTCGGCGGCTACTTTGGCGGTCGCCTGGCGGGCGACCCCGCGCGGGCGCTGACGGCGGCGATGCTGCCGTTCCTGCTGGTCGCCGCGGTCGCCGGGCTCGCGAGCGCCGGCGGGCTGCCGCCGGGGGCGGGGCCACAGGACCTTGGCGCTGCGCTGGGCGAGTGGCTCGACTACACGCCGGGCGGGGGCGCGCTGGGAGTGCTTGCGCAGCTGCCCGATTCCGGGTCGGCGGTCTTCATCACCGTCGTGGTTTTCGCCTTCGTCGGCGGCCTTTCGGAAGCGGCGCGGCGCGGGCGCGACTAGAGACCGGTCCACTCGAGCGCGATGGGCCAGTAGTAGCGCTGCGCAGCGAGCAGCACCAGCACCGCCAGCAGCACCATCGGCACGCCGTTGCGGACGAAATCAGCCGAGGAGGGGATGCCGGAGGCGTGGACTATCAGGTTGGGCGGCGTGCCGAAAGCGGTCATGAACGCGAAAGCGGTCGAGATGGCGGTCAGGATAGCGACGACCGCCAGCTCCAGCCCCGCCGCGACGCCCACCGCGAGGGTAATCGGCACCAGTACCGCCGCCGCGGCGCCGTCGGACATGATGTTGGTCAGCGCGACGCCGAGCAGGATGATTACCGAGAAGAGCAGCAATTCGCCACCCCCCTCCACCAGCCCGAAGATGCCGAGCGCCAGCCATTCGGCGACGCCGTGGTCAACCATCGCCGCGCCCAGCGTCAGCGCCGCGCCGTAGATGAACATCACGCCCCAGCGCAGCTGGCGGCGGCTGTCGTCCCACTCCAGCACCCCGCTGACGTGCATCGCAATCGCGCCGAGCATCGCCACCGTCCCGAGCGTCAGCCCGGTGCGGCCCGAAGTCAGGAAGAGCAGGAACGTGCCGCCGAGGATGGCGAGCGCCAGCAGCTGCCGGTCGCGTAGCGGCTCGGCTGGCGGCAGGTGGTAGTCCAGCGAGCGGTTGCGCAGCCGGTTAGCGAGAATCAGCGTCAGGAAGAGCAACGGCATCAGCGCCAGCGTAATCGGCGCTGCCAGCACGACCCAGTCGAGGTAGTCGATTTGCAGGCCATATTGCTGCAGGAAGCCGATGGCAATCACGTTGCGCGCCCCGCCGGACGGCGTCGCGAGCCCGGCAATGGAGCAGCCGAAAGCGACCGCGAGGGTGAACGCGACCATCTCGCGCGGGTGGTCGCGGATGTCGGTCTTGTCGATGACAGTCAGCACGATGGGGAGCATGATGGCCGCCACCGAATGGTCGGGAATCACCGCCGCCATCAGCGTCGAGACGATGATGAGCCCCCCCAGCAGGCGATAGGTCGAGGCGGTGAAGGGCGCCAGCAGCTTGCGGATAATCAGCGATTCGGTTCCCGAAGCCGAAATTCCCTGCGCGATAATCAGCGAGCCCAGAATCATGAACACCGCGTCGGACGCATACGGCGCGAAGGCGTCGTCGCGGCTGCGCAGACCAAGCAGCACCAGCCCGGTGCCGGCCATCAGCGCCGTCACGGGCAACGGAAAGACTTCGGAAACCCAGAGATAGATGATGAGCAGGAAGAAGAGCAGGACGTGCCGCCCGTCGGCCGGCAGCGCGGTGGTGAGCAGCAGCAGCCAGATTACGAACAGGATTATGCCGCCCGCGAGCAGCTTGCGGAAAGTCCGGTTGAGCCAGAGGCGGTAGGGCAGCGTATGGCGCCGCGGCTGAGCCCGCAGCCGCAGTAAATCGGCACGGCGCCTGAGATTCTCCCGGTCGTCGCTCATCGCAGCACGCAGACCGGGCGGTGGGCGTCAAGCACCAGCTCGTGCAGCAGCGCCACCGAGACGGCATCCTCGATGTCGGGCAGTACTACCAGCCGCGCCCCCTCCGCAGCGATGGTGCGGTTAGTCGCCGCAAGGTTTCGCCGCCAGAGCCCGCGCAGCGGTGCAATCGTCGAGGTGACGTGGAACTCGCCGCCCAGTTTGCCACGCAGCTCAAGCACCGCGTCATCGAGTGCCGCCGCACCGCCGTGGATGTCCTCGCCAAGGTGCAGCAGCTCGAGGTCACAACCGAAGGTGCGCGCCAGCTGCTCGACCAGCTGCATCGCCCGTTCCGGCAGCTGCGGGCCGTCGAATGCCACCAGCGCCGGCCCGCCCGGCCCCGGCAGCGGCTGCTCATGCCGCACGACAAAGGCGTGGCACTGCACGTCCTCGAGGATGCGCTCGACCTCCGAGCCGGTGAAGAAGCGCGTTAGCCGCGACCGGAACGGCCCCAGCACCAGCGTGTCGCCCGCCTGCTCCTCGGCGACCATGTGCGCCAGCACGAGGTTGCGCTCGCCGCACCGCAGCAGCGGCTCCACCTCGACGTCGCTGACCGACGCGGAGAACCGCTTCAGCTCGCGCTCGCCCAGCGGGAAGAAGCACTTCTCGGGGTCCTGCAACTCGCTGCCAGCACCGGTCTTGGCCGGGTTGGCGATGTAGGCCGCCACCAGCGGCAGCTTCAGCCGGCGCGCCAGCGTCA is a window encoding:
- a CDS encoding DASS family sodium-coupled anion symporter, coding for MSDDRENLRRRADLLRLRAQPRRHTLPYRLWLNRTFRKLLAGGIILFVIWLLLLTTALPADGRHVLLFFLLIIYLWVSEVFPLPVTALMAGTGLVLLGLRSRDDAFAPYASDAVFMILGSLIIAQGISASGTESLIIRKLLAPFTASTYRLLGGLIIVSTLMAAVIPDHSVAAIMLPIVLTVIDKTDIRDHPREMVAFTLAVAFGCSIAGLATPSGGARNVIAIGFLQQYGLQIDYLDWVVLAAPITLALMPLLFLTLILANRLRNRSLDYHLPPAEPLRDRQLLALAILGGTFLLFLTSGRTGLTLGTVAMLGAIAMHVSGVLEWDDSRRQLRWGVMFIYGAALTLGAAMVDHGVAEWLALGIFGLVEGGGELLLFSVIILLGVALTNIMSDGAAAAVLVPITLAVGVAAGLELAVVAILTAISTAFAFMTAFGTPPNLIVHASGIPSSADFVRNGVPMVLLAVLVLLAAQRYYWPIALEWTGL
- a CDS encoding phosphoglycerate kinase, with amino-acid sequence MGDSFLTLDDLPPGGKTVLLRVDINSSLNPETGALLDDTRIRRHAATVQLLADAGAKVAILAHQSRPGLLDCAPLERHARRLAHLLDRPVEFVPDIHGELARDAIASLRPGEVVMLDNVRFDPEEVAVNSWNGKGFAPQADTALVRNLAPLADIFVNDAFAAAHRCQPSLVGFAETLPMATGLVMERELRKLGGAIADGPAPRIALLGGSKAADSVAIARHFLSQGVDEVLTGGVVANIFLLAGGVDIGEPSTAFIRDRIADWEAVVADAAALRKEFGDRLVVPLDVAVSDGGLRHGLPVSELPTRHPVHDIGLETLVAYLQRIERAGTVIANGPMGVFENPEFAAGTREIFTAMANSDALTVVGGGETAMAFTQMGLADRVNHVSTGGGACIAFMSGRVMPVLEALRHSKRRFDEGGYDK
- a CDS encoding universal stress protein — protein: MFSKLLLPLDPSKRLKAATDYSLTLARRLKLPLVAAYIANPAKTGAGSELQDPEKCFFPLGERELKRFSASVSDVEVEPLLRCGERNLVLAHMVAEEQAGDTLVLGPFRSRLTRFFTGSEVERILEDVQCHAFVVRHEQPLPGPGGPALVAFDGPQLPERAMQLVEQLARTFGCDLELLHLGEDIHGGAAALDDAVLELRGKLGGEFHVTSTIAPLRGLWRRNLAATNRTIAAEGARLVVLPDIEDAVSVALLHELVLDAHRPVCVLR